The Podospora pseudocomata strain CBS 415.72m chromosome 1 map unlocalized CBS415.72m_1, whole genome shotgun sequence genome has a segment encoding these proteins:
- the TMN2 gene encoding Transmembrane 9 superfamily member 2 (COG:U; BUSCO:EOG09261FH7; EggNog:ENOG503NVFB) → MQLRSHAPSGATLLISLLALPQLTSAFYLPGVAPTSYKQDDAVPLYVNAIRPVGDADSVLHSVLSWDYYHPTFQFCAPEGGGQPVGESLGSILFGDRIKTSAFELKMKHNETCKKQCEVTYGKNAAQFINQQIQEGVSLNWLVDGLPAGQKTIDVLSNTEFTNPGFLLGEQLDDGRIKFNNHYDIVIEYHEVNGNNGQYRVVGVIVQPESRKYTGEIGPDTCNTAPDIVELSETGDTKVRFTYSVYWIESTTAWATRWDKYLHVYDPKIQWFSLINSSVIVIFLVLTVMSVLVRALKKDIARYNRLDQINLDDLSGTSVLEDGVQEDSGWKLVHGDVFRNPSHPLLLSVFLGNGTQLFVMAGFTIAFALLGFLSPSNRGSLGTIMVLLYTVLGFVGGYTSARMYKSLHGEKWKLNIILTPLLVPGIVFAVFFLLDLFLWAEESSGAVPFTTMLVLIFIWFLISVPLSFAGSWLAFRAPAIEPPVRTNQIPRQIPPVTTYLKPIPSMLLVGLLPFGAIFVELYFIMTSIWFSRIYYMFGFLFLCYGLMIITCAAVTVLLVYFLLCAENYNWQWRAFLAAGTSGGYIFLNALIYWVTKLSLSGFAGSVLYIGYSALISFLFFILTGTIGYFASWLFVRKIYSSIKID, encoded by the exons ATGCAACTGCGAAGCCACGCGCCCTCAGGGGCAACGCTCTTGATCTCCTTACTCGCCCTTCCCCAACTCACATCAGCTTTCTACCTTCCAGGTGTTGCGCCGACCTCATACAAGCAGGATGACGCCGTACCACTCTACGTCAACGCGATTCGACCAGTCGGCGATGCAGATTCAGTATTACATTCAGTATTATCATGGGACTACTACCACCCAACATTTCAGTTCTGCGCGCCAGAAGGGGGAGGGCAACCTGTGGGGGAGAGCTTGGGAAGCATCTTGTTTGGAGACAGAATCAAAACATCGGCCTTCGAGCTCAAGATGAAGCACAACGAAACCTGCAAGAAGCAGTGCGAGGTGACATACGGAAAGAACGCGGCCCAGTTCATAAACCAGCAGATTCAAGAAGGTGTCAGTCTCAACTGGCTGGTGGATGGGCTTCCGGCAGGCCAGAAGACAATCGATGTCTTGTCCAACACTGAGTTTACGAACCCCGGTTTCCTGTTGGGCGAGCAGCTAGACGATGGCCGAATCAAGTTCAACAACCACTACGACATCGTTATCGAGTATCACGAGGTCAACGGAAACAACGGCCAGTACCGTGTTGTCGGCGTCATTGTCCAGCCCGAGTCGAGGAAGTACACTGGCGAGATCGGCCCGGACACTTGCAACACAGCACCGGACATCGTCGAGCTGAGCGAGACAGGCGACACCAAGGTGCGGTTCACCTACAGCGTATACTGGATCGAGTCTACGACTGCTTGGGCCACCAGATGGGACAAGTACCTCCATGTGTACGACCCCAAGATTCAGTGGTTCTCCCTCATCAACTCGTCTGTTATtgtcatcttcctcgtcctaACTGTCATGTCCGTCTTGGTCCGGGCTCTGAAGAAGGACATTGCGCGGTACAACCGTTTGGATCAGATCAACCTCGATGACCTGTCTGGAACTTCTGTGCTGGAAGATGGCGTGCAGGAGGACTCCGGCTGGAAGCTCGTCCATGGCGACGTCTTCCGCAATCCTTcccacccactcctcctctccgtATTCTTGGGCAACGGCACCCAGCTCTTCGTCATGGCTGGCTTCACCATTGCCTTTGCCCTGCTAGGCTTCCTCTCCCCGTCCAACCGCGGTTCTCTCGGCACCATCATGGTCCTCCTTTACACGGTTTTGGGCTTTGTCGGTGGCTACACCTCTGCTCGCATGTACAAGTCGCTCCATGGCGAGAAGTGGaagctcaacatcatcctgaCTCCTCTCTTGGTGCCTGGGATCGTCTTCGCCGTCTTCTTTCTGCTCGACCTCTTCCTGTGGGCCGAGGAGTCATCCGGCGCCGTGCCATTTACCACCATGCTCGTGCTCATCTTCATTTGGTTCCTCATCAGTGTTCCCCTTTCGTTCGCTGGCTCCTGGCTTGCCTTCCGCGCACCCGCGATCGAACCTCCTGTGCGCACCAACCAGATTCCTCGCCAGATCCCGCCAGTCACCACATATCTCAAGCCCATTCCCAGCATGCTTCTCGTTGGTCTGCTTCCCTTTGGCGCCATCTTCGTGGAGCTTTACTTTATTATGACGTCGATCTGGTTCAGCCGGATCTACTACATGTTTGGGTTCTTGTTTCTGTGCTACGGCTTGATGATCATCACTTGCGCCGCCGTCACCGTGCTGCTGGTTTACTTCTTGCTATGCGCTGAGAACTACAACTGGCAGTGGAGGGCTTTCTTGGCTGCTGGTACAAGCGGTGGGTATATCTTCCTCAACGCCCTCATCTACTGGGTCACCAAGCTGTCTTTGAGCGGGTTTGCGGGAAGTGTGTTGTACATTGGGTACAGCGCCTTGATTTCCTTTTTGTTCTTCATCCTGACTG GCACCATCGGATATTTTGCCAGCTGGCTGTTTGTGCGCAAGATTTACTCTTCCATCAAGATTGACTAG
- a CDS encoding uncharacterized protein (COG:K; EggNog:ENOG503P36U) — MDKKLDASFERVEKALAVLIDSMTKFTPSEKAANDVVKAERELFLGLEELEVHQRNVARIKQLKQETEALDAQTKQTISALWEMRKELVAVAPTKFSPAKEEKYPFTTQQLLDYARRISRNTLPPPGVTNGVDLSTAAPTTPDDQAATGPNASFATSIGGGGGGGSGQGTAASTPAPGVQDSFVSQVPSQSQTGATELPVHLKPAVNPLENAPFFTFPTIDRIRSGALAQYQDLINRGIDPKNYDPEEEERRIKQEEQDRKDAEERARQEREEQDRRMREERERMARERELARQQQQQQEGSMDRRGSVLAPGQAGGQPARAAPKQFTFLDEDDDDEDED, encoded by the coding sequence ATGGACAAAAAGCTCGACGCCTCCTTCGAGCGCGTTGAAAAGGCGCTCGCCGTGCTCATCGACTCGATGACAAAGTTCACGCCCTCCGAGAAGGCCGCCAATGACGTCGTCAAGGCTGAGCGCGAACTCTTTCTCGGtctggaggagctcgaggttcACCAAAGAAACGTTGCCCGCATCAAGCAGCTAAAGCAAGAGACCGAAGCCCTCGATgcccaaacaaaacaaaccatCAGCGCCCTCTGGGAAATGCGCAAGGAGCTCGTCGCAGTCGCCCCGACCAAGTTCTCCCCAGCCAAAGAAGAGAAATACCCCTTTACCACGCAGCAACTCCTCGACTACGCCCGGCGCATAAGTcgcaacaccctccccccaccaggCGTCACAAACGGCGTCGATCTCTCAACCgccgcccccaccacccccgacgACCAAGCTGCTACAGGACCCAATGCCAGTTTCGCAACCTCAAtaggtggcggtggtggtggtggtagcgGGCAGGGAACAGCAGCTTCGACTCCGGCGCCAGGTGTTCAAGATTCGTTCGTCTCCCAAGTCCCCTCCCAGTCCCAGACAGGCGCCACCGAGCTGCCCGTCCACCTCAAGCCCGCCGTCAACCCGCTCGAAAATGcacccttcttcaccttccctACTATCGATCGCATCCGAAGCGGCGCCCTAGCTCAATACCAAGACCTCATCAACCGCGGCATCGACCCCAAGAACTACGacccagaagaggaggagcggcgcatcaagcaggaggagcaggacCGCAAGGACGCCGAGGAGCGCGCCAGAcaagagagggaggagcaagaTCGCAGAATGCGCGAGGAGAGAGAGCGCATGGCGAGGGAGCGCGAGCTGgccagacagcagcagcagcaacaggaggGTAGCATGGATCGCAGGGGGAGCGTTCTTGCGCCTGGGCAAGCGGGTGGTCAACCTGCCAGAGCGGCACCTAAGCAGTTTACCTttttggatgaggatgacgacgacgaggatgaggactaG
- a CDS encoding uncharacterized protein (EggNog:ENOG503P7CB; COG:S), whose product MPFPTPVRRAAYPEYKSPYGPKYQFQPHVGTITAKTVTNLGVKAGLFGGVALFTVIFFTSGVPKVYNDVLGNIPVVGASLQNFFTKKVHPADNPF is encoded by the exons ATGCCTTTTCCT ACTCCTGTTCGCCGTGCGGCCTACCCTGAGTACAAGAGCCCCTATGGCCCTAA GTACCAATTCCAGCCCCATGTtggcaccatcaccgccaagaCTGTGACCAACCT TGGTGTCAAGGCCGGCCTTTTCGGCGGCGTTGCCCTGTTCACTGTCATTTTCTTCACCTCCGGCGTTCCCAAGGTCTACAACGATGTTCTCGGC AACATCCCTGTCGTTGGTGCTTCTCTCCAAAACTTCTTCACCAAGAAGGTCCACCCCGCCGACAAC CCGTTCTAA
- the ALG10 gene encoding glucosyltransferase (COG:I; COG:K; COG:O; COG:T; EggNog:ENOG503NXZQ; BUSCO:EOG0926300R) → MVGSLQDLLPALVNDAQRNLKDAFDIWAQSLRAQALVTVILTSTFLAWIICPPVRTSASPSQIKSRWVSYALVSTSLFLLSLSGGAWTLLVNRYVPEPYLDEFFHIPQAQVYCEGRYRQWDDKITTPPGLYGVTISYLFSVIYNKITMLTCETSILRFHNLSVVLVIVAAAAQCRNLIERRQAERVGKVASTNLSLYSFHTAINTALMPVVFFFSGLYYTDPLSTLAVLLSYRHHLQRVGPERPGLLSDVWTVILGVAALFMRQTNVFWVVVYMGGLEAVYTLRSVKSGAQEFLTTLHDPPLSNSGPDDWFFCLLTIAVTALCNPVKVLRQIWPHLTILGLFAGFVAWNEGVVLGDKSNHIATIHLAQMLYIWPFFAFFSLPLFVPSILGFITGPLQTIHSLILRPNALFTIPWALLTALLSAAVVRYNTIIHPFTLADNRHYMFYIFRYTILRSPLIRLLLVIPYTVARWLVWGSLSTTTPSTTQPSGPKPRTAPAQPKAAPESDGQLTLLDSPSSVSDTTPTTSTAILWLLTTALSLVTAPLVEPRYFILPWVFYRLLVPSWSFASVGIGKRIDLRLVLETTWFVGVNAVTMYLFLFRPYVWKDSEGNVLDSGRLQRFMW, encoded by the exons ATGGTTGGCTCTTTACAAGATCTACTTCCGGCCCTTGTCAATGATGCGCAGAGAAATCTGAAGGATGCCTTCGATATTTGGGCTCAGAGCTTACGCGCCCAAGCTCTGGTGACAGTCATTCTTACATCAACATTTCTAGCATGGATCATCTGCCCACCAGTAAGGACTTCAGCATCGCCTTCACAAATAAAATCGCGATGGGTCTCATATGCTCTCGTCAGCACTTCATTATTTCTGCTCAGCCTATCTGGCGGAGCTTGGACGCTCCTGGTCAATCGCTATGTTCCAGAACCGTATCTT GACGAGTTCTTCCATATACCCCAAGCACAAGTATACTGCGAAGGGAGATACCGGCAGTGGGATGACAAGATCACTACGCCTCCCGGCCTGTACG GGGTGACTATCAGCTACCTCTTTTCCGTGATATACAACAAGATAACAATGCTCACATGTGAAACCTCGATCTTGCGTTTCCACAATCTCTCGGTTGTTCTAGTAattgttgctgctgcagcGCAATGCCGCAATCTGATCGAAAGGAGGCAGGCTGAGCGGGTCGGCAAGGTTGCTTCAACAAACCTGTCCCTATACTCGTTTCACACGGCCATCAACACCGCCTTGATGCCAgttgtctttttcttctcgggTCTCTACTACACTGATCCCCTGTCGACCTTGGCGGTGCTTCTCTCTTACCGACACCATCTGCAACGAGTCGGGCCGGAGCGACCAGGTCTTTTGAGTGATGTGTGGACTGTCATCCTGGGTGTGGCTGCCCTCTTCATGCGTCAGACCAATGTCTTCTGGGTTGTCGTCTATATGGGCGGCTTGGAGGCTGTTTACACTCTGCGGTCTGTCAAGTCAGGTGCTCAAGAGTTTCTCACTACACTTCATGACCCGCCACTGAGCAACTCAGGGCCTGATG ACTGGTTCTTTTGTCTCCTCACCATTGCTGTGACTGCTCTCTGCAACCCGGTCAAGGTCCTGCGCCAGATATGGCCTCACCTCACTATTCTCGGTCTATTCGCTGGCTTTGTAGCCTGGAACGAAGGCGTTGTCCTTG GGGATAAATCTAACCACATCGCAACCATTCACCTCGCTCAGATGCTCTACATCTGGCCtttcttcgccttcttttccctGCCCCTATTCGTCCCTTCCATTCTTGGGTTCATCACAGGCCCTCTGCAAACTATCCACTCACTCATTCTCCGCCCCAACGCCCTGTTCACCATCCCCTGggccctcctcaccgccctcctATCGGCAGCAGTAGTCAGgtacaacaccatcatccaccccttcaccctcgcaGACAACAGGCACTACATGTTCTACATCTTCCGGTACACCATCCTCCGCTCCCCGCTCATCCGCCTCCTGCTGGTGATCCCCTACACCGTAGCAAGATGGCTCGTATGGGGAAGcctgtccaccaccaccccatcaacaacccagcccTCGGGGCCAAAACCACGGACTGCTCCCGCCCAGCCAAAGGCAGCTCCTGAGAGCGATGGGCAATTGACCCTGCTCGACTCCCCCTCTTCAGTCTcagacaccacccccaccacatcAACGGCCATCCTCTGGCTTCTGaccaccgccctctctcTGGTTACCGCCCCGCTAGTTGAACCCAGGTATTTTATTCTGCCCTGGGTATTCTACCGGCTGCTGGTCCCTTCCTGGTCTTTTGCCTCCGTTGGCATCGGCAAAAGGATCGATCTGCGGCTCGTTCTCGAGACGACCTGGTTTGTGGGTGTCAATGCGGTGACCATGTACCTGTTTCTGTTTAGGCCCTATGTATGGAAGGATAGTGAGGGGAATGTACTCGATTCGGGGAGATTGCAGAGGTTTATGTGGTAG
- a CDS encoding uncharacterized protein (EggNog:ENOG503P7GS) produces the protein MSSQRPFFLSTFFAAFRQQPPSALSAQQPNKHTTQASSGVGSSSTATPRSISASATAAQSQATSPSTSTSASRTGVIGQLPLHSPRHHHTAGIPIPHSGGRRRGSDSSSEGFRDALGTEKLYIGGRTATGEEKFFKLGVVRRVRSGDRLSLDRLSL, from the coding sequence ATGTCTTCCCAACGCCCCTTTTTCCTGTCCACCTTCTTTGCCGCATTCCGTCAACAACCGCCCTCGGCCCTATcagcacaacaaccaaatAAGCACACCACTCAGGCTTCCTCAGGAGTAGGATCATCGTCTACCGCCACGCCACGATCGATATCCGCCTCGGCCACGGCCGCGCAATCACAGGCTACTTCGCCTTCGACGTCAACATCTGCCTCCCGAACAGGGGTCATTGGACAGCTGCCACTGCACTCCCCACGACATCACCATACCGCTGGCATACCCATTCCGCACTCGGGAGgaagacggcgaggaagCGACAGCAGCAGTGAAGGGTTTCGAGATGCACTAGGGACAGAGAAGCTGTATATTGGTGGAAGAACCGCCACAGGGGAAGAAAAGTTCTTCAAACTGGGTGTTGTACGAAGGGTCCGGAGTGGGGATAGGCTCTCGTTGGACAGACTAAGCCTATGA
- a CDS encoding uncharacterized protein (EggNog:ENOG503P07J; COG:G; COG:M) yields the protein MPTITIIPASCKTSLATIRALLSLSDPSVKIHGIYRDLSKVPEDLLSHPQFTALQGDIDDPSLELPPSDLLFHTTPNTYTDADVFEHAKRQTENLKTAILKSSTIKKIVLMSTMGAQYSSGTGELKANHAAETTISTLPASIQKVFVRCCWFMENWASELPNLLSDKPFFYSTISPADFPFPHIAVRDIGKTCAQELLSTAPPKSNPYIFELQGQGYSSNDVKKIFEELLGKEVDMRVIPQEGLLDYYRQMFSEHVAREYTEMNQSFLEGGILFLNPEPTPGGEIRRGETELREVLAGLLKGRV from the exons ATGCCGACCATTACCATCATCCCCGCCTCTTGCAAgacctccctcgccaccatTCGGGCTCTGCTCTCTCTTTCTGATCCCTCGGTCAAGATACACGGCATATACCGCGACTTATCCAAGGTCCCGGAAGATTTACTGTCCCACCCCCAATTTACAGCCCTCCAAGGCGACATTGACGACCCTTCCCTCGAACTTCCTCCCAGCGACCTGCTTTTCCACACAACCCCTAACACGTATACCGACGCCGATGTCTTTGAGCACGCCAAACGACAAACCGAGAACTTGAAaaccgccatcctcaagtcctcgaccatcaagaagatcgtCTTGATGAGCACAATGGGGGCCCAGTACTCCTCTGGAACC GGCGAATTAAAAGCAAATCACGCCGCTgaaaccaccatctccaccctgCCCGCCTCTATCCAAAAGGTCTTTgtccgctgctgctggttcATGGAAAACTGGGCCTCCGAACTCCCCAATCTCCTCTCGGACAAGCCCTTCTTCTACTCTACCATCTCCCCGGCCGATTTCCCCTTCCCGCACATTGCCGTGAGGGATATTGGCAAGACGTGCGCTCAAGAGCTGTTGTCTACTGCCCCCCCCAAGAGCAATCCTTACATTTTTGAGCTTCAGGGCCAGGGCTACAGCTCGAATGATGTGAAGAAGATCTTTGAGGAGTTGCTGGGGAAAGAGGTGGATATGAGAGTCATTCCTCAGGAGGGGCTGTTGGATTATTACCGGCAGATGTTTTCTGAGCATGTTGCGAGGGAGTATACGGAGATGAACCAgagcttcttggagggggggatctTGTTTTTGAATCCGGAGCCGACGCCGGGTGGAGAGATTCGGAGGGGGGAGACGGAGTTGAGAGAGGTGTTGGCGGGATTGCTGAAGGGACGGGTTTGA
- the FOL1 gene encoding trifunctional dihydropteroate synthetase (COG:H; BUSCO:EOG09260LJ8; EggNog:ENOG503NUR7), translating into MKSFTRIAAGSLRQPRQSLPSARHVCHSCQNLRLSRIEQRQFSQTAPSLTDSFGFKKYTLPRSFKPKEVNLPAKMAGPPPPDPARKRLAYIALGSNLGDRIGWIEKACAELDARGIKVKRTSSLWETEPMYVLDQDRFVNGACEVETTLEPLALLDALQDIENSLGRKKIIDKGPRNIDLDILLYDNIKFNHERLTIPHIGIPEREFVLKPLAELIPDKPLDPDRPWTLTRDLLDALPSSTTPITTMTPLSAHHPPIMALNPARKTHVMGILNMTPDSFSDGGQNTSLEEQTLISNIRSFLDAGATMIDVGGQSTAPNCPEVSAEEELNRVLPAIKLIRSHFSDRPVLISVDTYRASVAEAAVAAGADIVNDVSGGSMDPEMLPTVARLGTTICLMHMRGTPATMNNLAEYPDSEGGLIGGIAKELVERVAAAETAGVRRWRIVLDPGLGFAKVGWQNVDVLRHLDELRFWPGLQGLPWLVGSSRKSFIGRVTGVPTPKERIWGTAATVAAAVQGGADVVRVHDVREMAQVVAMADAIWRY; encoded by the exons ATGAAGAGCTTCACACGTATCGCCGCAGGGTCATTGAGACAACCCCGACAAAGTTTACCTAGTGCCAGACATGTATGCCATTCCTGCCAGAACCTGCGCCTAAGCAGGATTGAACAGCGGCAATTTTCCCAGACAGCACCGTCTTTAACAGATTCGTTCGGCTTCAAAAAATATACTCTCCCGCGCAGCTTTAAGCCCAAGGAAGTAAACCTGCCTGCCAAGATGGCCGGCCCGCCTCCCCCAGATCCGGCGCGGAAGCGGCTGGCATATATCGCCCTGGGAAGCAACTTGGGGGATCGTATTGGCTGGATAGAAAAGGCCTGCGCCGAGCTGGATGCGCGGGGCATCAAGGTCAAGCGCACAAGCAGCCTGTGGGAGACGGAGCCCATGTATGTGCTAGACCAGGATAGATTCGTCAATGGTGCCTGTGAG GTTGAGACAACTCTTGAGCCACTTGCCCTTCTGGATGCTCTCCAAGATATCGAGAACTCTCTTGGTCGCAAAAAGATCATCGACAAGGGCCCGCGTAACATTGACCTCGATATCCTTCTCTATGACAACATCAAGTTCAACCATGAGCGCCTCACAATTCCTCACATTGGAATCCCGGAAAGGGAGTTTGTCTTGAAGCCTCTTGCTGA ACTTATCCCCGACAAACCTCTGGACCCCGACCGACCATGGACCCTAACCCGGGACTTACTTGATGCCCTGCCTTCTTCTACTACTCCTATCACCACTATGACCCCGTTGTcagcacaccacccccccatcatGGCTCTCAATCCAGCCCGGAAAACACACGTCATGGGCATCCTCAACATGACCCCTGACTCCTTTTCTGATGGCGGCCAAAACACATCCCTTGAGGAGCAAACTTTGATCTCCAACATACGATCCTTCTTGGACGCAGGCGCCACCATGATTGACGTTGGCGGGCAGTCAACCGCCCCTAACTGCCCCGAGGTTTCAGCAGAGGAAGAGCTCAACCGAGTGCTCCCGGCTATCAAGCTCATCCGCTCTCATTTCTCAGATAGACCGGTGCTCATTAGTGTGGACACCTACCGAGCATCTGTCGCCGAGGCTGCCGTTGCCGCCGGCGCTGATATTGTGAACGATGTCTCTGGTGGAAGCATGGACCCGGAGATGTTGCCTACTGTTGCGAGGTTGGGGACAACCATCTGTCTGATGCACATGAGGGGGACACCGGCGACGATGAACAATCTTGCTGAGTACCCTGATTCTGAAGGAGGGCTCATTGGCGGGATTGCTAAGGAACTGGTGGAGAGGGTAGCGGCTGCCGAGACGGCTGGTGTTAGACGGTGGAGGATCGTGCTTGACCCTGGGTTAGGCTTCGCCAAGGTTGGCTGGCAAAATGTCGATGTGCTGAGGCACTTGGATGAGCTCAGGTTCTGGCCTGGGTTGCAAGGTCTGCCGTGGCTTGTCGGGTCCAGCAGGAAGAGCTTCATTGGGAGGGTGACAGGCGTACCGACGCCGAAGGAGAGAATATGGGGCACGGCCGCGACAGTTGCGGCTGCTGTTCAGGGAGGAGCGGACGTGGTGAGGGTCCATGATGTCAGGGAGATGGCGCAGGTGGTAGCGATGGCGGATGCTATCTGGCGGTATTGA